A window of the Serinus canaria isolate serCan28SL12 chromosome 27, serCan2020, whole genome shotgun sequence genome harbors these coding sequences:
- the LOC103821679 gene encoding corticotropin-releasing factor receptor 1, protein MVPSLCPAPLLLLQAYLLWDNPVAASIQEQYCESLPPVTNHTGPQCNASVDLIGTCWPRSAVGQLVARPCPEYFYGVRYNTTNNGYRECLANGSWAARVNYSQCQEILSEEKKSKLHYHIAVIINYLGHCVSLGALLMAFVLFMRLRSIRCLRNIIHWNLITAFILRNATWFVVQLTMNPEVHESNVVWCRLVTAAYNYFHVTNFFWMFGEGCYLHTAIVLTYSTDKLRKWMFICIGWCIPFPIIVAWAIGKLYYDNEKCWFGKRAGVYTDYIYQGPMILVLLINFIFLFNIVRILMTKLRASTTSETIQYRKAVKATLVLLPLLGITYMLFFVNPGEDEISRIVFIYFNSFLESFQGFFVSVFYCFLNSEVRSAVRKHWHRWQDKHSIRARVARAMSIPTSPTRVSFHSIKQSTAV, encoded by the exons ATGGTGCCCAGCCTTTGTCCtgcccccctcctcctcctgcag GCATATCTCCTCTGGGACAACCCAGTTGCAGCCTCCATCCAGGAGCAGTACTGCGAGAGCCTGCCGCCTGTCACCAACCACACTG GTCCCCAGTGCAATGCCTCGGTGGACCTGATTGGCACATGCTGGCCCCGGAGCGCAGTGGGACAGCTGGTGGCTCGGCCCTGCCCTGAGTACTTCTATGGCGTGCGGTACAACACCACCA ATAATGGGTACAGGGAATGCCTTGCAAatgggagctgggcagcacGTGTCAACTACTCCCAGTGCCAGGAGATCCTCAGTGAAGAG AAGAAGAGCAAGCTGCACTACCACATTGCTGTCATCATCAACTACCTGGGCCACTGTGTTTCGCTGGGGGCCCTCCTCATGGCCTTTGTCCTCTTCATGCGCCTGCG GAGCATCCGGTGCCTGAGAAACATCATCCACTGGAACCTGATCACAGCCTTCATCCTACGCAATGCCACGTGGTTCGTGGTGCAGCTCACCATGAACCCAGAGGTGCACGAGAGCAACGTG GTTTGGTGCCGCTTGGTCACTGCTGCCTACAATTACTTCCACGTCACCAACTTTTTCTGGATGTTCGGCGAGGGTTGCTACCTACACACGGCCATCGTGCTCACGTACTCCACAGACAAGCTCCGCAAGTGGATGTTCATCTGCATCGGCTGGT GTATCCCGTTTCCCATCATCGTTGCCTGGGCCATTGGGAAGCTCTACTACGACAATGAGAA GTGCTGGTTTGGGAAGCGAGCAGGTGTTTATACTGACTACATTTACCAAGGCCCCATGATCCTGGTGCTTCTG ATCAACTTCATCTTTCTATTCAACATTGTCCGAATCCTCATGACGAAGCTCCGAGCTTCAACCACGTCAGAGACAATCCAGTACAG GAAAGCAGTCAAGGCCacactggtgctgctgcccttgctGGGGATCACCTACATGCTGTTCTTTGTCAACCCCGGGGAGGATGAGATCTCCAGGATAGTCTTTATCTACTTCAACTCCTTTCTGGAGTCTTTCCAG GGCTTCTTCGTCTCTGTCTTCTACTGCTTCCTGAACAGTGAG GTGCGATCGGCCGTACGGAAGCACTGGCACCGGTGGCAGGACAAGCACTCCATCCGTGCCCGTGTGGCAAGGGCCATGTCCATCCCCACCTCCCCCACCCGTGTCAGCTTCCACAGCATCAAGCAATCCACAGCTGTCTGA